The Sphingopyxis fribergensis genome contains a region encoding:
- the rpoH gene encoding RNA polymerase sigma factor RpoH: MANKSNVPATVPALGGEASLNRYLAEIRKFPLLTPEQEYMLAKRFQEHGDNEAAAQLVTSHLRLVAKIAMGYRGYGLPVSELISEGNIGLMQGVKKFDPERGFRLATYAMWWIRASIQEFILRSWSLVKMGTTAAQKKLFFNLRRMKNNLAAFEDGDLSPENLTKIATDLGVTEEEVISMNRRMSMGGDTSLNVPMGEDGDSQWQDLLGDEGPLQDERVAEAQERDVRHSLLNEALESLNERERHILTERRLTDDPKTLEDLSQVYDVSRERVRQIEVRAFEKLQKAMLKLAGDRRLVGA; encoded by the coding sequence ATGGCTAACAAAAGCAATGTTCCGGCCACGGTTCCAGCGCTCGGCGGTGAGGCGAGCCTGAACCGCTATCTGGCCGAAATCCGCAAATTCCCCCTGCTCACCCCCGAGCAGGAATATATGCTCGCGAAGCGATTCCAGGAGCATGGCGACAATGAGGCTGCGGCGCAGCTCGTCACTTCGCACCTCCGCCTCGTCGCGAAAATCGCGATGGGTTACCGCGGCTATGGCTTGCCGGTCAGCGAGCTGATCAGCGAAGGCAATATCGGCCTGATGCAGGGCGTGAAAAAATTCGACCCTGAACGCGGCTTCCGCCTCGCGACCTATGCAATGTGGTGGATCCGCGCCTCTATCCAGGAATTCATCCTGCGCTCTTGGAGCCTCGTCAAAATGGGCACCACTGCAGCGCAGAAGAAGCTGTTCTTCAACCTCCGCCGGATGAAGAACAACCTGGCGGCTTTCGAAGACGGCGACCTGTCGCCCGAAAATCTGACCAAGATCGCGACCGACCTGGGCGTCACCGAAGAAGAAGTCATCAGCATGAACCGTCGCATGTCGATGGGCGGCGACACTTCGCTGAACGTGCCGATGGGCGAGGATGGCGACAGCCAGTGGCAGGATCTGCTCGGCGACGAGGGCCCGCTGCAGGACGAACGCGTCGCCGAAGCGCAGGAGCGCGACGTGCGCCATTCCCTGCTCAATGAGGCGCTCGAATCGCTCAACGAGCGCGAACGCCACATCCTGACCGAACGTCGCCTGACCGACGATCCCAAGACGCTCGAAGACCTGAGCCAGGTTTACGACGTCAGCCGCGAACGCGTCCGCCAGATCGAAGTGCGCGCGTTTGAAAAGCTGCAAAAGGCGATGCTGAAGCTGGCGGGCGACCGGCGGTTGGTCGGGGCCTGA